The Drechmeria coniospora strain ARSEF 6962 chromosome 02, whole genome shotgun sequence genome has a segment encoding these proteins:
- a CDS encoding argininosuccinate lyase — translation MASSSKPEASMLWGGRFTGKLDPLMQKYNNSITFDCVLYKEDILGSIAFARANAKAGIITDEEFNTIESGLHMVKKEWESNTFEIKTSDEDIHTANERRLCEIIGKKGKEVGGKLHSGRSRNEQVVCDMRMWLRQELRDIEQHLVSFLRVIAARAEQDIDYIMPGYTHLQRAQPIRWSHWLLSYGFAFAADLERLREVISRVNRNPLGCGALAGNPFNLDRDMITKELEFEGLLWNSMGGVADRDFVTETLQWGSMLMQHVSRWAEDLIIYSTAEFGFVHLADAYSTGSSLMPQKKNPDSLELLRGKSGRAFGHMAGFMMTQKGLASTYNKDLQESIEPMLDHVKTVADSIQIANGVLSTLTANPDKMRAALDPFMLATDVADYLVLKGVPFRETHHTSGRCVAKSEELGIPMNELSLEQFKAIDHRFEEDIFDAFSYEASVERRSAKGGTSKSSVLEQIKVLQGMLG, via the exons ATGGCGTCGAGCTCAAAGCCAGAGGCCAGCATGCTCTGGGGTGGCCGCTTCACAG GCAAACTGGATCCTCTTATGCAGAAGTACAATAATAGCATCACCTTCGACTGCGTCCTTTACAAGGAAGACATCCTCGGCAGCATTGCATTTGCCCGTGCGAACGCTAAAGCTGGCATAATCACCGATGAAGAGTTCAACACGATCGAATCGGGCCTTCATATGGTGAAGAAGGAATGGGAGTCAAACACCTTCGAGATCAAAACATCCGACGAGGACATCCATACTGCGAATGAACGCCGGCTCTGTGAGATTATCGGCAAAAAGGGCAAGGAGGTGGGCGGCAAGCTGCATTCCGGCCGCAGCAGGAACGAGCAGGTTGTCTGCGATATGCGCATGTGGCTGCGACAAGAGCTGCGAGACATTGAGCAACATCTCGTGAGCTTCCTGCGCGTCATTGCTGCTCGCGCCGAGCAGGACATCGACTACATCATGCCCGGATACACGCACCTACAGCGTGCACAGCCCATCCGCTGGAGTCATTGGCTGTTATCCTACGGTttcgcctttgccgccgacctcgaacGCCTACGCGAGGTTATTTCTCGCGTCAATCGCAATCCGTTGGGCTGCGGGGCCCTCGCCGGCAACCCTTTCAACCTTGACCGCGATATGATCACCAAAGAACTCGAATTCGAGGGGCTTCTTTGGAACTCAATGGGCGGCGTAGCCGACCGCGACTTTGTTACGGAGACGTTGCAGTGGGGTTCGATGCTGATGCAGCACGTCTCGCGATGGGCTGAGGATCTCATCATCTACTCAACCGCCGAGTTTGGCttcgtccacctcgccgaTGCCTACTCTACCGGTAGCTCGCTGATGCCCCAGAAGAAGAATCCAGATAGCCTTGAGCTTCTGCGTGGCAAGAGCGGTCGTGCATTTGGCCACATGGCAGGCTTTATGATGACCCAAAAAGGGCTGGCCAGCACGTACAACAAGGATTTGCAGGAGAGTATCGAGCCGATGCTCGACCACGTTAAGACGGTAGCCGACAGCATCCAGATCGCTAACGGCGTCTTGTCCACGCTAACGGCCAATCCGGACAAGATGCGTGCTGCCCTCGACCCCTTCATGCTTGCTaccgacgtggccgactACCTTGTCCTCAAGGGCGTCCCCTTCCGTGAAACCCACCACACTTCGGGTCGCTGCGTCGCTAAGTCGGAGGAGCTGGGCATTCCGATGAATGAGCTCTCGCTTGAGCAATTCAAGGCCATCGATCATCGCTTCGAAGAGGACATTTTCGATGCCTTTAGTTATGAGGCAAGCGTCGAACGCCGCTCGGCGAAGGGTGGCACCAGCAAGTCGAGCGTCCTAGAGCAGATCAAGGTGCTCCAGGGCATGCTCGGCTAA